From Argopecten irradians isolate NY chromosome 12, Ai_NY, whole genome shotgun sequence, one genomic window encodes:
- the LOC138304827 gene encoding uncharacterized protein isoform X2 — protein sequence MGGTFSCASARYADRDPLPYGCERAEAKDPGTEPVQDSESPNSPPWKFWRKFSLRRKRDQKFDWGQYDATDGPPGDREKSLFRRSNSLKPPPKPPRLFIFRSSSISTPRNSAVIGGSTDRNSYVMSQAYQTNRGKDGNIPTAHVAPVRKENGVSCNTTEKKKLSENNNIEISKPILQKTTVSKLDSEISSLNTSLNTSKIKIVTPDLTPRRTLTRRKKSTGSVENERHRVILQSASELICQKFDASELLDELHAKQVISSVDLQAFRGHPDRRLVCESMIHVMSDGKPKQFDSFCDILRASDTYRDIAKIMDAMSDVYNVISDIPCPLVEDSSTTVEEEKTITFDVGYYNCDTEIMTPVIQLEKARGDNKRFSRDSTFYKRCSRLSYHSITSGDALKLDDDMQITGTLVITVCISGYSLHGERSKRLAEMLGKHPCILELHIGKTQMSGKDVGFFTEPLQSSPNLSVLDLRLNSIGNEGAKMLAAALNKNTSIRQLNLSSTGMDSEGCKHLGEALRTNPGVTDLDMSFLDIADSGCISLGNMLKQNKALKKLRLRSANISWIGCGILFEGVQQSRSLTELDLSRNFIGDDGMEMMCRHLNDKSTLVDLNLENCGITSGGCAMLSDVILMNKTLQHLDLSVNFIADAGVLKISNALERNKSIKTLGLNMCGITNDGFSKILDILECNPTLTLLKLCYNRLGREHTNPSATSDDLRYRVRIVTSSNPKLKLLLWGNAFDEA from the coding sequence ACTCTGAAAGTCCCAATTCCCCACCTTGGAAGTTTTGGAGGAAGTTTAGTTTACGGCGTAAGCGGGACCAGAAGTTTGATTGGGGCCAATACGACGCTACCGACGGGCCCCCAGGGGACAGAGAAAAGTCTTTGTTCCGGAGGAGTAACAGTTTAAAACCTCCTCCCAAACCTCCGCGACTCTTCATCTTCCGGTCTTCATCCATCAGCACTCCACGGAACTCTGCTGTGATTGGTGGATCTACGGACAGGAACTCTTACGTCATGTCACAAGCGTACCAAACCAACCGCGGGAAAGATGGCAATATACCGACTGCGCATGTCGCTCCCGTAAGGAAGGAAAATGGCGTCAGTTGCAATACAACAGAGAAAAAGAAACTGTCTGAAAATAACAATATTGAAATCAGCAAACCTATTTTACAGAAAACAACTGTTAGTAAATTAGACTCGGAAATCTCCAGCCTTAATACTAGTTTAAATacaagtaaaatcaaaatcgtGACTCCGGACCTTACTCCTCGCCGAACTCTCACGCGCAGGAAAAAGTCGACAGGCTCTGTTGAAAATGAACGACATAGAGTGATTTTGCAAAGTGCTTCTGAACTAATATGTCAAAAGTTTGATGCTTCCGAATTGTTAGACGAACTACATGCAAAACAGGTGATATCTTCTGTGGACTTGCAGGCTTTCCGCGGACATCCGGACAGACGTCTGGTGTGCGAGAGTATGATCCATGTCATGTCCGACGGGAAACCCAAACAGTTTGATTCCTTCTGTGACATCCTTCGTGCTAGTGACACTTACCGTGACATTGCTAAGATAATGGACGCTATGAGTGACGTGTACAACGTCATATCTGACATTCCGTGCCCCCTGGTGGAGGACAGCAGTACTACGGTAGAGGAGGAGAAGACAATCACCTTCGATGTTGGATATTATAACTGTGACACAGAGATTATGACCCCGGTGATCCAGTTGGAGAAAGCAAGAGGTGACAACAAACGTTTCTCACGGGACTCCACCTTCTACAAGCGCTGTTCCCGTCTGTCGTATCACTCAATAACGTCAGGGGATGCACTCAAACTGGACGACGACATGCAGATCACAGGAACGCTTGTCATTACCGTGTGTATATCGGGTTATTCTCTACACGGCGAGAGATCCAAGCGGCTCGCAGAAATGCTCGGCAAACACCCTTGCATACTAGAACTGCatattggaaaaacacaaaTGTCTGGAAAAGATGTTGGTTTCTTTACGGAGCCACTACAATCTTCTCCGAACCTTTCTGTACTAGACTTACGCCTTAACTCTATCGGTAACGAAGGTGCTAAAATGCTGGCGGCCGCCTTAAATAAAAACACCAGCATAAGACAACTGAATCTGTCGTCGACAGGGATGGACAGTGAGGGCTGTAAACACCTGGGTGAGGCCCTCAGAACCAACCCCGGGGTGACAGATCTAGACATGAGCTTTCTGGACATCGCAGACAGCGGATGTATCAGTCTGGGAAATATGCTCAAACAGAACAAAGCGTTGAAAAAGCTGCGTCTGCGTAGTGCGAACATTTCCTGGATAGGCTGTGGAATATTATTTGAAGGTGTTCAACAGAGTCGTAGTCTGACGGAACTAGATTTAAGTCGGAATTTTATCGGCGACGATGGGATGGAAATGATGTGTCGCCATCTCAATGACAAGTCCACTCTAGTGGACCTCAATTTAGAGAACTGTGGCATCACTTCCGGTGGATGTGCGATGCTCTCTGACGTCATTTTAATGAACAAAACATTGCAGCACTTGGACCTTAGTGTTAATTTTATAGCCGATGCAGgtgttttaaaaatatctaatgCTTTAGAACGCAACAAATCAATCAAAACTCTCGGGCTGAATATGTGCGGTATTACAAATGATGGATTTTCAAAAATTCTGGATATTTTGGAGTGTAACCCTACGTTGACCTTGTTGAAATTGTGTTACAATAGACTAGGTCGCGAGCACACAAACCCGTCTGCGACCTCTGACGATTTACGCTACCGTGTTCGTATTGTGACGTCCTCCAATCCCAAATTGAAGCTTTTGCTGTGGGGAAATGCGTTTGACGAAGCATGA
- the LOC138304827 gene encoding NLR family CARD domain-containing protein 3-like isoform X4 — translation MSQAYQTNRGKDGNIPTAHVAPVRKENGVSCNTTEKKKLSENNNIEISKPILQKTTVSKLDSEISSLNTSLNTSKIKIVTPDLTPRRTLTRRKKSTGSVENERHRVILQSASELICQKFDASELLDELHAKQVISSVDLQAFRGHPDRRLVCESMIHVMSDGKPKQFDSFCDILRASDTYRDIAKIMDAMSDVYNVISDIPCPLVEDSSTTVEEEKTITFDVGYYNCDTEIMTPVIQLEKARGDNKRFSRDSTFYKRCSRLSYHSITSGDALKLDDDMQITGTLVITVCISGYSLHGERSKRLAEMLGKHPCILELHIGKTQMSGKDVGFFTEPLQSSPNLSVLDLRLNSIGNEGAKMLAAALNKNTSIRQLNLSSTGMDSEGCKHLGEALRTNPGVTDLDMSFLDIADSGCISLGNMLKQNKALKKLRLRSANISWIGCGILFEGVQQSRSLTELDLSRNFIGDDGMEMMCRHLNDKSTLVDLNLENCGITSGGCAMLSDVILMNKTLQHLDLSVNFIADAGVLKISNALERNKSIKTLGLNMCGITNDGFSKILDILECNPTLTLLKLCYNRLGREHTNPSATSDDLRYRVRIVTSSNPKLKLLLWGNAFDEA, via the coding sequence ATGTCACAAGCGTACCAAACCAACCGCGGGAAAGATGGCAATATACCGACTGCGCATGTCGCTCCCGTAAGGAAGGAAAATGGCGTCAGTTGCAATACAACAGAGAAAAAGAAACTGTCTGAAAATAACAATATTGAAATCAGCAAACCTATTTTACAGAAAACAACTGTTAGTAAATTAGACTCGGAAATCTCCAGCCTTAATACTAGTTTAAATacaagtaaaatcaaaatcgtGACTCCGGACCTTACTCCTCGCCGAACTCTCACGCGCAGGAAAAAGTCGACAGGCTCTGTTGAAAATGAACGACATAGAGTGATTTTGCAAAGTGCTTCTGAACTAATATGTCAAAAGTTTGATGCTTCCGAATTGTTAGACGAACTACATGCAAAACAGGTGATATCTTCTGTGGACTTGCAGGCTTTCCGCGGACATCCGGACAGACGTCTGGTGTGCGAGAGTATGATCCATGTCATGTCCGACGGGAAACCCAAACAGTTTGATTCCTTCTGTGACATCCTTCGTGCTAGTGACACTTACCGTGACATTGCTAAGATAATGGACGCTATGAGTGACGTGTACAACGTCATATCTGACATTCCGTGCCCCCTGGTGGAGGACAGCAGTACTACGGTAGAGGAGGAGAAGACAATCACCTTCGATGTTGGATATTATAACTGTGACACAGAGATTATGACCCCGGTGATCCAGTTGGAGAAAGCAAGAGGTGACAACAAACGTTTCTCACGGGACTCCACCTTCTACAAGCGCTGTTCCCGTCTGTCGTATCACTCAATAACGTCAGGGGATGCACTCAAACTGGACGACGACATGCAGATCACAGGAACGCTTGTCATTACCGTGTGTATATCGGGTTATTCTCTACACGGCGAGAGATCCAAGCGGCTCGCAGAAATGCTCGGCAAACACCCTTGCATACTAGAACTGCatattggaaaaacacaaaTGTCTGGAAAAGATGTTGGTTTCTTTACGGAGCCACTACAATCTTCTCCGAACCTTTCTGTACTAGACTTACGCCTTAACTCTATCGGTAACGAAGGTGCTAAAATGCTGGCGGCCGCCTTAAATAAAAACACCAGCATAAGACAACTGAATCTGTCGTCGACAGGGATGGACAGTGAGGGCTGTAAACACCTGGGTGAGGCCCTCAGAACCAACCCCGGGGTGACAGATCTAGACATGAGCTTTCTGGACATCGCAGACAGCGGATGTATCAGTCTGGGAAATATGCTCAAACAGAACAAAGCGTTGAAAAAGCTGCGTCTGCGTAGTGCGAACATTTCCTGGATAGGCTGTGGAATATTATTTGAAGGTGTTCAACAGAGTCGTAGTCTGACGGAACTAGATTTAAGTCGGAATTTTATCGGCGACGATGGGATGGAAATGATGTGTCGCCATCTCAATGACAAGTCCACTCTAGTGGACCTCAATTTAGAGAACTGTGGCATCACTTCCGGTGGATGTGCGATGCTCTCTGACGTCATTTTAATGAACAAAACATTGCAGCACTTGGACCTTAGTGTTAATTTTATAGCCGATGCAGgtgttttaaaaatatctaatgCTTTAGAACGCAACAAATCAATCAAAACTCTCGGGCTGAATATGTGCGGTATTACAAATGATGGATTTTCAAAAATTCTGGATATTTTGGAGTGTAACCCTACGTTGACCTTGTTGAAATTGTGTTACAATAGACTAGGTCGCGAGCACACAAACCCGTCTGCGACCTCTGACGATTTACGCTACCGTGTTCGTATTGTGACGTCCTCCAATCCCAAATTGAAGCTTTTGCTGTGGGGAAATGCGTTTGACGAAGCATGA
- the LOC138304827 gene encoding uncharacterized protein isoform X3 codes for MFHSLPRMKKSSPKDSESPNSPPWKFWRKFSLRRKRDQKFDWGQYDATDGPPGDREKSLFRRSNSLKPPPKPPRLFIFRSSSISTPRNSAVIGGSTDRNSYVMSQAYQTNRGKDGNIPTAHVAPVRKENGVSCNTTEKKKLSENNNIEISKPILQKTTVSKLDSEISSLNTSLNTSKIKIVTPDLTPRRTLTRRKKSTGSVENERHRVILQSASELICQKFDASELLDELHAKQVISSVDLQAFRGHPDRRLVCESMIHVMSDGKPKQFDSFCDILRASDTYRDIAKIMDAMSDVYNVISDIPCPLVEDSSTTVEEEKTITFDVGYYNCDTEIMTPVIQLEKARGDNKRFSRDSTFYKRCSRLSYHSITSGDALKLDDDMQITGTLVITVCISGYSLHGERSKRLAEMLGKHPCILELHIGKTQMSGKDVGFFTEPLQSSPNLSVLDLRLNSIGNEGAKMLAAALNKNTSIRQLNLSSTGMDSEGCKHLGEALRTNPGVTDLDMSFLDIADSGCISLGNMLKQNKALKKLRLRSANISWIGCGILFEGVQQSRSLTELDLSRNFIGDDGMEMMCRHLNDKSTLVDLNLENCGITSGGCAMLSDVILMNKTLQHLDLSVNFIADAGVLKISNALERNKSIKTLGLNMCGITNDGFSKILDILECNPTLTLLKLCYNRLGREHTNPSATSDDLRYRVRIVTSSNPKLKLLLWGNAFDEA; via the exons ATGTTTCACTCTCTACCCAGAATGAAGAAATCGTCACCCAAAG ACTCTGAAAGTCCCAATTCCCCACCTTGGAAGTTTTGGAGGAAGTTTAGTTTACGGCGTAAGCGGGACCAGAAGTTTGATTGGGGCCAATACGACGCTACCGACGGGCCCCCAGGGGACAGAGAAAAGTCTTTGTTCCGGAGGAGTAACAGTTTAAAACCTCCTCCCAAACCTCCGCGACTCTTCATCTTCCGGTCTTCATCCATCAGCACTCCACGGAACTCTGCTGTGATTGGTGGATCTACGGACAGGAACTCTTACGTCATGTCACAAGCGTACCAAACCAACCGCGGGAAAGATGGCAATATACCGACTGCGCATGTCGCTCCCGTAAGGAAGGAAAATGGCGTCAGTTGCAATACAACAGAGAAAAAGAAACTGTCTGAAAATAACAATATTGAAATCAGCAAACCTATTTTACAGAAAACAACTGTTAGTAAATTAGACTCGGAAATCTCCAGCCTTAATACTAGTTTAAATacaagtaaaatcaaaatcgtGACTCCGGACCTTACTCCTCGCCGAACTCTCACGCGCAGGAAAAAGTCGACAGGCTCTGTTGAAAATGAACGACATAGAGTGATTTTGCAAAGTGCTTCTGAACTAATATGTCAAAAGTTTGATGCTTCCGAATTGTTAGACGAACTACATGCAAAACAGGTGATATCTTCTGTGGACTTGCAGGCTTTCCGCGGACATCCGGACAGACGTCTGGTGTGCGAGAGTATGATCCATGTCATGTCCGACGGGAAACCCAAACAGTTTGATTCCTTCTGTGACATCCTTCGTGCTAGTGACACTTACCGTGACATTGCTAAGATAATGGACGCTATGAGTGACGTGTACAACGTCATATCTGACATTCCGTGCCCCCTGGTGGAGGACAGCAGTACTACGGTAGAGGAGGAGAAGACAATCACCTTCGATGTTGGATATTATAACTGTGACACAGAGATTATGACCCCGGTGATCCAGTTGGAGAAAGCAAGAGGTGACAACAAACGTTTCTCACGGGACTCCACCTTCTACAAGCGCTGTTCCCGTCTGTCGTATCACTCAATAACGTCAGGGGATGCACTCAAACTGGACGACGACATGCAGATCACAGGAACGCTTGTCATTACCGTGTGTATATCGGGTTATTCTCTACACGGCGAGAGATCCAAGCGGCTCGCAGAAATGCTCGGCAAACACCCTTGCATACTAGAACTGCatattggaaaaacacaaaTGTCTGGAAAAGATGTTGGTTTCTTTACGGAGCCACTACAATCTTCTCCGAACCTTTCTGTACTAGACTTACGCCTTAACTCTATCGGTAACGAAGGTGCTAAAATGCTGGCGGCCGCCTTAAATAAAAACACCAGCATAAGACAACTGAATCTGTCGTCGACAGGGATGGACAGTGAGGGCTGTAAACACCTGGGTGAGGCCCTCAGAACCAACCCCGGGGTGACAGATCTAGACATGAGCTTTCTGGACATCGCAGACAGCGGATGTATCAGTCTGGGAAATATGCTCAAACAGAACAAAGCGTTGAAAAAGCTGCGTCTGCGTAGTGCGAACATTTCCTGGATAGGCTGTGGAATATTATTTGAAGGTGTTCAACAGAGTCGTAGTCTGACGGAACTAGATTTAAGTCGGAATTTTATCGGCGACGATGGGATGGAAATGATGTGTCGCCATCTCAATGACAAGTCCACTCTAGTGGACCTCAATTTAGAGAACTGTGGCATCACTTCCGGTGGATGTGCGATGCTCTCTGACGTCATTTTAATGAACAAAACATTGCAGCACTTGGACCTTAGTGTTAATTTTATAGCCGATGCAGgtgttttaaaaatatctaatgCTTTAGAACGCAACAAATCAATCAAAACTCTCGGGCTGAATATGTGCGGTATTACAAATGATGGATTTTCAAAAATTCTGGATATTTTGGAGTGTAACCCTACGTTGACCTTGTTGAAATTGTGTTACAATAGACTAGGTCGCGAGCACACAAACCCGTCTGCGACCTCTGACGATTTACGCTACCGTGTTCGTATTGTGACGTCCTCCAATCCCAAATTGAAGCTTTTGCTGTGGGGAAATGCGTTTGACGAAGCATGA
- the LOC138304827 gene encoding uncharacterized protein isoform X1 produces the protein MCSILVNVKRSLFGGSSYNCRRHEAAWSGSWGFEDGSDDEDSESPNSPPWKFWRKFSLRRKRDQKFDWGQYDATDGPPGDREKSLFRRSNSLKPPPKPPRLFIFRSSSISTPRNSAVIGGSTDRNSYVMSQAYQTNRGKDGNIPTAHVAPVRKENGVSCNTTEKKKLSENNNIEISKPILQKTTVSKLDSEISSLNTSLNTSKIKIVTPDLTPRRTLTRRKKSTGSVENERHRVILQSASELICQKFDASELLDELHAKQVISSVDLQAFRGHPDRRLVCESMIHVMSDGKPKQFDSFCDILRASDTYRDIAKIMDAMSDVYNVISDIPCPLVEDSSTTVEEEKTITFDVGYYNCDTEIMTPVIQLEKARGDNKRFSRDSTFYKRCSRLSYHSITSGDALKLDDDMQITGTLVITVCISGYSLHGERSKRLAEMLGKHPCILELHIGKTQMSGKDVGFFTEPLQSSPNLSVLDLRLNSIGNEGAKMLAAALNKNTSIRQLNLSSTGMDSEGCKHLGEALRTNPGVTDLDMSFLDIADSGCISLGNMLKQNKALKKLRLRSANISWIGCGILFEGVQQSRSLTELDLSRNFIGDDGMEMMCRHLNDKSTLVDLNLENCGITSGGCAMLSDVILMNKTLQHLDLSVNFIADAGVLKISNALERNKSIKTLGLNMCGITNDGFSKILDILECNPTLTLLKLCYNRLGREHTNPSATSDDLRYRVRIVTSSNPKLKLLLWGNAFDEA, from the exons ATGTGTTCAATCCTTGTGAACGTCAAAAGGAGTTTGTTCGGAGGTTCGTCATATAACTGTCGTCGTCACGAGGCCGCCTGGTCCGGCAGCTGGGGATTCGAGGATGGCAGCGACGATGAAG ACTCTGAAAGTCCCAATTCCCCACCTTGGAAGTTTTGGAGGAAGTTTAGTTTACGGCGTAAGCGGGACCAGAAGTTTGATTGGGGCCAATACGACGCTACCGACGGGCCCCCAGGGGACAGAGAAAAGTCTTTGTTCCGGAGGAGTAACAGTTTAAAACCTCCTCCCAAACCTCCGCGACTCTTCATCTTCCGGTCTTCATCCATCAGCACTCCACGGAACTCTGCTGTGATTGGTGGATCTACGGACAGGAACTCTTACGTCATGTCACAAGCGTACCAAACCAACCGCGGGAAAGATGGCAATATACCGACTGCGCATGTCGCTCCCGTAAGGAAGGAAAATGGCGTCAGTTGCAATACAACAGAGAAAAAGAAACTGTCTGAAAATAACAATATTGAAATCAGCAAACCTATTTTACAGAAAACAACTGTTAGTAAATTAGACTCGGAAATCTCCAGCCTTAATACTAGTTTAAATacaagtaaaatcaaaatcgtGACTCCGGACCTTACTCCTCGCCGAACTCTCACGCGCAGGAAAAAGTCGACAGGCTCTGTTGAAAATGAACGACATAGAGTGATTTTGCAAAGTGCTTCTGAACTAATATGTCAAAAGTTTGATGCTTCCGAATTGTTAGACGAACTACATGCAAAACAGGTGATATCTTCTGTGGACTTGCAGGCTTTCCGCGGACATCCGGACAGACGTCTGGTGTGCGAGAGTATGATCCATGTCATGTCCGACGGGAAACCCAAACAGTTTGATTCCTTCTGTGACATCCTTCGTGCTAGTGACACTTACCGTGACATTGCTAAGATAATGGACGCTATGAGTGACGTGTACAACGTCATATCTGACATTCCGTGCCCCCTGGTGGAGGACAGCAGTACTACGGTAGAGGAGGAGAAGACAATCACCTTCGATGTTGGATATTATAACTGTGACACAGAGATTATGACCCCGGTGATCCAGTTGGAGAAAGCAAGAGGTGACAACAAACGTTTCTCACGGGACTCCACCTTCTACAAGCGCTGTTCCCGTCTGTCGTATCACTCAATAACGTCAGGGGATGCACTCAAACTGGACGACGACATGCAGATCACAGGAACGCTTGTCATTACCGTGTGTATATCGGGTTATTCTCTACACGGCGAGAGATCCAAGCGGCTCGCAGAAATGCTCGGCAAACACCCTTGCATACTAGAACTGCatattggaaaaacacaaaTGTCTGGAAAAGATGTTGGTTTCTTTACGGAGCCACTACAATCTTCTCCGAACCTTTCTGTACTAGACTTACGCCTTAACTCTATCGGTAACGAAGGTGCTAAAATGCTGGCGGCCGCCTTAAATAAAAACACCAGCATAAGACAACTGAATCTGTCGTCGACAGGGATGGACAGTGAGGGCTGTAAACACCTGGGTGAGGCCCTCAGAACCAACCCCGGGGTGACAGATCTAGACATGAGCTTTCTGGACATCGCAGACAGCGGATGTATCAGTCTGGGAAATATGCTCAAACAGAACAAAGCGTTGAAAAAGCTGCGTCTGCGTAGTGCGAACATTTCCTGGATAGGCTGTGGAATATTATTTGAAGGTGTTCAACAGAGTCGTAGTCTGACGGAACTAGATTTAAGTCGGAATTTTATCGGCGACGATGGGATGGAAATGATGTGTCGCCATCTCAATGACAAGTCCACTCTAGTGGACCTCAATTTAGAGAACTGTGGCATCACTTCCGGTGGATGTGCGATGCTCTCTGACGTCATTTTAATGAACAAAACATTGCAGCACTTGGACCTTAGTGTTAATTTTATAGCCGATGCAGgtgttttaaaaatatctaatgCTTTAGAACGCAACAAATCAATCAAAACTCTCGGGCTGAATATGTGCGGTATTACAAATGATGGATTTTCAAAAATTCTGGATATTTTGGAGTGTAACCCTACGTTGACCTTGTTGAAATTGTGTTACAATAGACTAGGTCGCGAGCACACAAACCCGTCTGCGACCTCTGACGATTTACGCTACCGTGTTCGTATTGTGACGTCCTCCAATCCCAAATTGAAGCTTTTGCTGTGGGGAAATGCGTTTGACGAAGCATGA